In Lycium ferocissimum isolate CSIRO_LF1 chromosome 11, AGI_CSIRO_Lferr_CH_V1, whole genome shotgun sequence, a single genomic region encodes these proteins:
- the LOC132036752 gene encoding uncharacterized protein LOC132036752, with amino-acid sequence MSVQILDGATILSFVEDEEAFSEFIAERFSNLDKDHDGMLSYPEMLKELQGLRVFDTHFGIDVKTDPNEVSRVYSSIFVQFDRDSNGTVDLEEFKQETKEMMVAMANGLGFLPVQMVLEENSFLKKAVDRELMIISAPHVAA; translated from the exons ATGAGTGTACAAATTTTGGACGGTGCCACCATTCTTAGCTTCGTGGAAGACGAAGAAGCGTTTAGCGAATTTATCGCGGAGCGCTTCAGCAACCTCGATAAAGACCATGATGGCATGCTTTCTTATCCGGAAATGCTGAAGGAGCTGCAG GGGCTAAGGGTCTTCGATACACATTTTGGTATCGACGTGAAAACGGATCCAAATGAGGTTTCTCGAGTTTATAGCTCAATCTTTGTTCAGTTCGATCGCGACTCAAATGGGACGGTGGATTTGGAGGAATTCAAACAGGAGACGAAAGAGATGATGGTGGCAATGGCTAATGGTTTAGGGTTCTTGCCAGTTCAGATGGTACTTGAAGAGAATAGTTTCTTGAAGAAAGCTGTTGATAGGGAATTGATGATCATTAGTGCTCCACATGTTGCTGCTTAA